The following coding sequences are from one Streptomyces dengpaensis window:
- a CDS encoding CPBP family intramembrane glutamic endopeptidase, whose protein sequence is MQVEAGSMADAGPKERLTRRILRDETLLVLGLSLGASGVSALISFVGSVTKPGGLKDQAATLNASAAPGRPWLDLAWQLFGIASALVPVLLVAHFLLREGQGLRVIGFDRTRPWSDLGRGAVIAAVIGSTGIAFYLAARGFGFNLTVVPEALPDVWWKFPVLILSAMQNAVLEEVIVVGYLLRRLGQLGWTPGAALMASSVLRGSYHLYQGIGGFVGNLVMGVVFVFLYRRWGRVGPLVVAHSLLDIGAFVGYALLAGKVGWLPTA, encoded by the coding sequence GGATTCTCCGGGATGAGACGCTGCTCGTCCTCGGGCTCTCGCTCGGTGCGAGTGGGGTGTCCGCGCTGATCAGTTTTGTCGGATCGGTCACCAAACCCGGTGGTCTCAAGGACCAGGCGGCCACCCTCAACGCCTCGGCGGCGCCGGGGCGCCCCTGGCTCGATCTGGCCTGGCAGTTGTTCGGGATCGCGTCGGCTCTGGTGCCGGTCCTGCTCGTCGCGCACTTCCTGTTGCGGGAGGGCCAGGGGCTGCGCGTGATCGGTTTCGACCGTACGCGGCCGTGGTCGGACCTCGGGCGCGGAGCCGTGATCGCGGCGGTGATCGGCAGCACGGGTATCGCCTTCTATCTGGCGGCCCGGGGGTTCGGCTTCAACCTCACCGTGGTGCCGGAGGCGTTGCCCGACGTGTGGTGGAAGTTCCCGGTGCTGATCCTGTCGGCCATGCAGAACGCCGTACTGGAGGAGGTCATCGTCGTCGGGTATCTGCTGCGCCGGCTCGGCCAGTTGGGCTGGACGCCGGGTGCGGCCCTGATGGCGAGCTCGGTGCTGCGCGGCTCGTACCACCTCTACCAGGGCATCGGCGGGTTCGTCGGCAACCTGGTGATGGGCGTGGTCTTCGTCTTCCTGTACCGGCGTTGGGGGCGGGTCGGGCCGCTCGTGGTGGCGCACTCGCTGCTCGACATCGGGGCGTTCGTGGGGTACGCGCTGCTGGCCGGGAAGGTGGGGTGGCTGCCGACGGCGTGA
- a CDS encoding PhzF family phenazine biosynthesis protein: MRIRIVDAFTDRPFAGNPAGVLLLDAFPDDAWLQRVAVEVNHAETAFAHRLPEGGEADWALRWFTPATEVAMCGHATLATAHVLHTTGAHAGPVRFATLSGVLIAAPHEDGSITLDFPTARLTPVEVPDGVAEALGAEPLTAFDAGPNIGDLVIEVADEKTVLGLAPDHKALARYSERGIIATARAEDPSRGYDFVSRCFFPNVGIDEDPVTGSAHTALAPYWSERLGRPDLTGLQASPRSGLVRTELRGDRTLLTGRAVTVIEGELFA; this comes from the coding sequence ATGCGGATTCGAATCGTCGACGCCTTCACCGACCGCCCCTTCGCCGGCAACCCGGCCGGGGTCCTCCTCCTCGACGCCTTCCCGGACGACGCCTGGCTCCAGCGCGTGGCCGTCGAGGTCAACCACGCCGAGACGGCGTTCGCCCACCGCCTTCCCGAGGGCGGCGAGGCCGACTGGGCGCTGCGCTGGTTCACTCCCGCCACCGAGGTCGCGATGTGCGGCCACGCGACGCTGGCCACCGCGCACGTCCTGCACACCACGGGCGCCCACGCGGGGCCCGTACGGTTCGCCACGCTCAGCGGCGTCCTCATCGCCGCGCCGCACGAGGACGGTTCGATCACGCTGGACTTCCCGACCGCGCGGCTCACCCCGGTCGAGGTCCCGGACGGCGTGGCCGAGGCACTGGGCGCCGAGCCGCTCACCGCCTTCGACGCCGGTCCGAACATCGGCGACCTGGTGATCGAAGTCGCCGACGAGAAGACGGTCCTGGGCCTCGCCCCGGACCACAAAGCGCTGGCGCGGTACTCCGAGCGCGGCATCATCGCGACCGCCCGCGCCGAAGACCCCTCCCGGGGCTACGACTTCGTCTCCCGCTGTTTCTTCCCGAACGTCGGCATCGACGAGGACCCGGTCACCGGAAGCGCCCACACGGCCCTCGCCCCCTACTGGTCCGAACGCCTCGGCCGTCCCGACCTCACCGGCCTGCAGGCTTCCCCGCGCTCCGGCCTCGTCCGCACCGAACTGCGCGGCGACCGCACCCTCCTCACGGGCCGCGCGGTCACGGTCATCGAGGGCGAGCTGTTCGCGTAA
- a CDS encoding PadR family transcriptional regulator yields MRSRGQDFGYEHEHGHGHHGGPGPRDRGGFEGRRGAFGPFGPGGPGFGVPGFGPGPWGGRGGRGGHRGRARRGDVRASILALLKDRSMHGYEMIQEIAERSGGAWKPSPGSVYPTLQLLEDEGLITSEAEGGKKLFSLTESGRSAADEGPNAPWEEAGRGLDWETLHEIRQAGFGLMEAFGQVWKTGSKDQRDKAVAVINEARKKLYLILAEED; encoded by the coding sequence ATGCGTTCCCGTGGACAAGACTTCGGATACGAGCACGAACACGGACATGGACACCACGGCGGCCCCGGTCCTCGTGATCGGGGCGGCTTCGAGGGGCGGCGTGGGGCTTTCGGGCCCTTCGGGCCGGGTGGTCCCGGCTTCGGTGTTCCCGGCTTCGGCCCGGGCCCCTGGGGTGGGCGCGGCGGCCGGGGCGGGCACCGGGGGAGGGCGCGGCGCGGCGACGTACGCGCGTCGATCCTGGCCCTGCTCAAGGACCGGTCCATGCATGGTTACGAGATGATCCAGGAGATCGCCGAGCGCAGCGGCGGGGCGTGGAAGCCCAGTCCGGGTTCGGTGTACCCGACCCTTCAGCTGCTGGAGGACGAGGGCCTGATCACCAGCGAGGCGGAGGGCGGCAAGAAGCTGTTCTCGCTCACCGAGTCCGGCCGCAGCGCGGCGGACGAGGGTCCCAACGCGCCGTGGGAAGAGGCCGGGCGCGGGCTCGACTGGGAGACGCTGCACGAGATCCGGCAGGCCGGCTTCGGCCTCATGGAGGCCTTCGGCCAGGTCTGGAAGACCGGCAGCAAGGACCAGCGCGACAAGGCGGTGGCGGTCATCAACGAAGCCCGGAAGAAGCTGTACCTGATCCTCGCCGAGGAAGACTGA
- a CDS encoding SRPBCC family protein → MAEVSAEARIEAPAEKIWAQLTDWSAYGEWNATHTGFPKGGPETLEVGGTFEENMKLMGFPAEVSWTIEQLEPARTLAIRGKGPMAVSVATRYTLTPDGDATTVRIDGEFTGAAVSLMAGKLKDSGTAALNESLRKLAGLVT, encoded by the coding sequence ATGGCCGAAGTCAGCGCGGAAGCTCGTATCGAGGCGCCCGCCGAGAAGATCTGGGCCCAGCTCACGGACTGGTCCGCGTACGGCGAGTGGAACGCGACCCACACCGGCTTCCCGAAGGGCGGCCCCGAAACCCTCGAAGTGGGCGGCACCTTCGAGGAGAACATGAAGCTCATGGGTTTCCCGGCCGAGGTGAGCTGGACCATCGAGCAGCTGGAGCCCGCCCGTACCCTGGCCATCCGCGGCAAGGGCCCGATGGCGGTGAGCGTCGCGACGCGCTACACACTGACGCCGGATGGCGACGCCACGACGGTACGGATCGACGGGGAGTTCACCGGCGCGGCCGTCTCGCTCATGGCGGGCAAGCTCAAGGACTCGGGGACGGCCGCCCTCAACGAGTCACTGCGCAAGCTGGCCGGACTGGTGACCTGA
- a CDS encoding Clp protease N-terminal domain-containing protein, whose protein sequence is MSSRIPQQSAESGPNRRELEAGLSAELASAVSGARRRALRDGDRQIDTAHLLHSLLESDPGVRAVFDGGPQIARLLGYLVQRSIGYGLRWQSTVENSGAVPVVTEAGWSPVAAGAMEEAYERAALRGDEQARGLDLLAAAIADPQSRAVEVLGRAGVDARVLLGRIEPGAEEYAGRGDGGC, encoded by the coding sequence GTGTCATCCCGTATTCCCCAGCAGTCCGCCGAGAGCGGCCCGAACCGTAGGGAACTCGAGGCCGGGCTCAGTGCCGAGCTGGCCTCGGCGGTCTCCGGCGCGCGCAGACGGGCGCTGCGGGACGGGGACCGGCAGATCGACACGGCCCATCTGCTGCACTCGCTGCTGGAGTCCGACCCCGGGGTACGCGCTGTTTTCGACGGCGGGCCGCAGATCGCCCGGCTGCTCGGCTACCTCGTGCAGCGCAGCATCGGCTACGGGCTGCGCTGGCAGAGCACCGTCGAGAACTCCGGTGCCGTGCCGGTGGTGACCGAGGCGGGCTGGTCCCCGGTGGCGGCGGGTGCCATGGAGGAGGCGTACGAGCGGGCCGCACTGCGCGGCGACGAGCAGGCCCGCGGTCTCGATCTGCTCGCGGCGGCCATCGCCGATCCCCAGTCGCGGGCCGTCGAGGTCCTGGGCCGCGCGGGAGTCGATGCCCGGGTGCTGCTGGGGCGGATCGAGCCGGGGGCCGAGGAGTACGCCGGTCGGGGTGACGGGGGCTGCTGA
- a CDS encoding EamA family transporter — MPVHTSEGSQGNRGRGVGLGLALVSAVAFGGSGVAAKPLIEAGLDPLHVVWLRVAGAALVMLPLAVRHRALLRERPALLAGFGLLGVAGVQAFYFAAISRIPVGVALLVEYLAPALVLGWVRFVQRRPVTRAAALGVVLAVGGLACVVEVWSGLSFDTVGLLLALGAACCQVGYFVLSDQGGDAGREAPNPLGVIAYGLLVGALVLTVIARPWTMDWSVLGGSADMNGTSVLAALLLGWIVLIATVVAYVTGVVSVRRLSPQVAGVVACLEAVIATVLAWVLLGEHLSVPQIVGGAVVLLGAFIAQSSAPAKPWDGPVGGGGSDVAGSDVGGGGVEGELSAHRISA, encoded by the coding sequence GTGCCGGTGCATACGTCTGAGGGCAGTCAGGGCAATCGCGGAAGGGGCGTCGGCCTGGGCCTCGCGCTCGTGTCGGCGGTCGCGTTCGGTGGATCGGGTGTCGCGGCCAAGCCGCTGATCGAGGCGGGTCTCGACCCGCTCCACGTGGTGTGGTTGCGGGTTGCGGGCGCCGCGCTGGTGATGCTGCCGCTGGCCGTACGCCATCGGGCGCTGCTGCGGGAGCGCCCCGCGCTGCTCGCCGGGTTCGGACTGCTCGGCGTGGCCGGTGTCCAGGCCTTCTACTTCGCCGCGATCTCCCGTATCCCCGTCGGCGTCGCCCTGCTCGTCGAGTACCTCGCGCCCGCGCTCGTGCTCGGCTGGGTGCGCTTCGTGCAGCGCCGGCCCGTGACGCGGGCCGCCGCCCTCGGGGTCGTCCTCGCGGTCGGCGGGCTCGCCTGTGTGGTCGAGGTCTGGTCGGGGCTGAGCTTCGACACCGTCGGACTGCTGCTCGCGCTGGGCGCGGCCTGCTGCCAGGTCGGCTACTTCGTCCTGTCCGACCAGGGCGGCGACGCGGGCCGCGAGGCGCCGAACCCGCTCGGCGTCATCGCCTACGGGCTGCTCGTCGGCGCCCTCGTGCTGACCGTCATCGCCCGCCCCTGGACCATGGACTGGTCCGTGCTCGGGGGCAGCGCGGACATGAACGGGACGTCCGTGCTCGCCGCGCTGCTCCTCGGCTGGATCGTGCTGATCGCGACCGTCGTCGCGTACGTCACCGGAGTGGTCTCCGTGCGCCGGCTTTCCCCGCAGGTCGCGGGCGTCGTGGCCTGTCTCGAAGCGGTGATCGCGACCGTCCTCGCCTGGGTGCTGCTCGGCGAGCACCTCTCAGTACCGCAGATCGTCGGCGGTGCGGTGGTGCTGCTCGGCGCGTTCATCGCGCAGTCGTCGGCTCCCGCGAAGCCCTGGGACGGACCGGTCGGCGGCGGTGGCAGCGACGTCGCCGGGAGTGATGTCGGTGGGGGCGGCGTCGAAGGGGAGTTGTCGGCGCACAGGATTTCCGCTTAG
- a CDS encoding DMT family transporter, which translates to MSNAASGLPIGRGLLYLIVAGAAWGTAGAAASLVYRASDMGPIALSFWRCAGGLVLLLAVRLLRGRRVAPAVSEQRPAVREPLGRKALRIGVTGFGLAVFQTAYFAAVEATGLAVATVVTLGAGPVLIALGARLTMRERLGRGGATAVAGALAGLGVLMLGSGDAAVRPWGVVLAVVSAAGYSTMTLLTRWWGRDGRADGSGTTAWTFAVTTVCLLPLGLAEGLVPHAAQPMHVLALLAYIAAIPTALAYALFFAGAAVVRSATVSVIMLLEPVSAAVLAVWLLGERLTVATLVGTLLMLGSVAGLAVAETRGAGAGGRAAPEEETVLV; encoded by the coding sequence GTGTCGAACGCTGCTTCCGGCCTGCCCATCGGGCGAGGCCTCCTCTATCTGATCGTCGCCGGTGCCGCCTGGGGCACCGCGGGTGCGGCCGCCTCACTGGTCTACCGGGCCAGTGACATGGGGCCGATCGCCCTCTCCTTCTGGCGCTGCGCGGGCGGACTCGTGCTGCTGCTCGCCGTACGCCTCCTGCGGGGCCGACGGGTCGCGCCCGCCGTCAGTGAACAGCGCCCCGCCGTCCGTGAACCGCTCGGCCGCAAGGCCCTGCGGATCGGCGTCACGGGCTTCGGGCTCGCCGTCTTCCAGACCGCCTACTTCGCCGCCGTCGAGGCGACCGGCCTCGCGGTGGCGACCGTCGTCACCCTGGGTGCGGGGCCCGTGCTCATCGCGCTCGGCGCGCGGCTGACCATGAGGGAGCGGCTCGGGCGCGGTGGAGCCACCGCCGTCGCCGGGGCGCTCGCCGGGCTCGGGGTGCTGATGCTGGGCAGCGGGGACGCGGCCGTGCGTCCCTGGGGTGTCGTGCTCGCGGTCGTGTCCGCGGCCGGGTACTCCACGATGACGCTGCTCACCCGGTGGTGGGGACGCGACGGCCGAGCCGACGGGTCCGGCACGACGGCGTGGACGTTCGCCGTCACCACCGTCTGCCTCCTGCCGCTCGGGCTGGCCGAGGGCCTGGTCCCGCATGCCGCTCAACCGATGCACGTCCTGGCCCTGTTGGCGTACATCGCCGCCATCCCCACGGCTCTGGCCTACGCCCTGTTCTTCGCGGGTGCCGCCGTCGTCCGTTCCGCGACCGTCTCCGTGATCATGCTCCTTGAGCCGGTGAGCGCGGCTGTCCTGGCCGTCTGGCTGCTCGGTGAACGACTGACCGTGGCGACGCTCGTGGGCACCTTGCTGATGCTGGGCTCGGTCGCCGGGCTCGCGGTGGCGGAAACGCGTGGCGCGGGCGCCGGCGGGCGCGCGGCACCTGAGGAGGAAACGGTGCTTGTCTGA
- a CDS encoding pyridoxamine 5'-phosphate oxidase family protein: MREMTQETSTGSIRPETTTRPAAYAPTDRTVPTRDKERAAYDRELVHAMLDEGCVCHLGFVRDGAPVVLPTLYGRVGERLYVHGSTGSRPLRMTGQADPGLPVCLTVTHVDGLVLARSAFHHSINYRSVVVHGIAHQVTDPDEKREALDALVDHVVPGRSYDSRPANAKELAATAVIRLDLDEVSAKLRTGGPSDEPEDLSLPHWTGVLPLTKGYGAPIPADDLAPGIELPDYLATLNF; this comes from the coding sequence ATGCGGGAGATGACGCAGGAGACGAGCACCGGGAGCATCCGTCCCGAGACCACGACGCGGCCCGCTGCCTACGCCCCGACCGACCGCACCGTCCCCACCCGCGACAAGGAACGCGCCGCATACGACCGCGAGTTGGTGCACGCGATGCTCGACGAGGGGTGCGTCTGCCACCTCGGTTTCGTCCGCGACGGCGCCCCGGTGGTGCTGCCCACGCTGTACGGACGCGTCGGCGAGCGCCTCTACGTACACGGTTCGACGGGCTCGCGCCCGCTGCGGATGACGGGCCAGGCCGACCCCGGACTGCCGGTCTGCCTGACCGTGACCCATGTCGACGGCCTGGTGCTGGCCCGCTCGGCCTTCCACCACTCGATCAACTACCGCTCCGTGGTAGTGCACGGCATCGCCCACCAGGTCACGGACCCGGACGAGAAGCGTGAGGCGCTGGACGCGCTGGTCGACCACGTCGTCCCCGGCCGCTCGTACGACTCGCGCCCCGCCAACGCCAAGGAACTCGCCGCCACGGCCGTGATCCGCCTCGACCTGGACGAGGTCTCCGCGAAGCTGCGCACCGGCGGCCCGAGCGACGAGCCCGAGGACCTCTCACTCCCGCACTGGACCGGAGTCCTCCCGCTGACCAAGGGGTACGGAGCCCCGATCCCCGCCGACGACCTGGCCCCCGGCATCGAGCTCCCCGACTACCTGGCGACCCTGAATTTCTAG
- a CDS encoding aminotransferase class I/II-fold pyridoxal phosphate-dependent enzyme, with amino-acid sequence MLGEYRIEGRRAAEIAASVERAVGSGDLEPGQLLPPMRELAERLGVNPNTVAAAYRTLRERGVIETAGRRGSRVRSKPATTGRENIRVEVPDGVRDVADGNPDRALLPALAEPFAVAAERSDRAPVMYGEAAVEPELERLARADLAADGVPDGPVVVTSGSLDAIERVLAVHLKPGDAVAVEDPGWGSLLDLAPALGLRTVGVGVDDEGPLPDDVRRALEAGARALIVTDRAQNPTGAAVSATRARALRSVLKEYPEILLIEDDHGHRIVDLPLHPVAGVTHSWAFVRSVAKAYGPDLRLAVLTGDPVTIDRVHGRQRLGPGWVSRLAQRAVVHLWTSGAVNVVAVAAAYGRRRDALIDALKERGIAAHGRSGMNVWIPVPDETGAVARLLHSGWAVAPGARFRMSAPPGIRITVSTLTPDDIEPLADAVASAVGPAPARRYV; translated from the coding sequence GTGCTAGGAGAGTATCGGATCGAAGGGCGTCGCGCAGCGGAGATTGCCGCGAGCGTCGAGCGCGCGGTGGGGTCGGGAGACTTGGAGCCGGGTCAACTGCTGCCGCCGATGCGGGAGTTGGCCGAGCGGCTCGGAGTGAATCCCAACACCGTCGCGGCCGCCTATCGCACGCTGCGCGAGCGCGGGGTCATCGAGACCGCGGGCCGCCGCGGCAGCCGGGTGCGCTCCAAGCCCGCCACCACGGGGCGCGAGAACATCCGGGTCGAGGTGCCGGACGGGGTGCGGGACGTGGCCGACGGCAACCCCGATCGCGCGCTGCTGCCCGCTCTCGCCGAACCGTTCGCGGTGGCCGCCGAGCGGTCGGACCGCGCGCCCGTGATGTACGGGGAGGCCGCCGTCGAACCGGAGTTGGAGCGGCTCGCGCGCGCAGACCTCGCCGCGGACGGGGTCCCCGACGGACCCGTCGTCGTCACGTCCGGATCGCTCGACGCCATCGAGCGCGTCCTCGCGGTCCATCTCAAACCCGGGGACGCCGTCGCCGTCGAGGACCCCGGCTGGGGCAGCCTGCTCGACCTCGCCCCGGCGCTCGGGCTGCGCACGGTCGGCGTCGGCGTCGACGACGAGGGCCCGCTCCCCGATGACGTACGCCGTGCGCTGGAGGCCGGAGCGCGGGCCCTGATCGTCACGGACCGGGCGCAGAACCCGACCGGGGCCGCGGTGAGCGCCACGCGCGCGCGTGCCCTGCGTTCCGTGCTCAAGGAGTACCCGGAGATCCTGCTCATCGAGGACGACCACGGGCATCGGATCGTCGACCTGCCCCTGCATCCGGTGGCCGGGGTGACGCACAGTTGGGCCTTCGTGCGCTCCGTCGCCAAGGCGTACGGCCCTGATCTGCGGCTCGCCGTCCTCACCGGGGACCCCGTCACGATCGACCGGGTGCACGGCCGGCAGCGGCTCGGGCCCGGCTGGGTGAGCCGTCTGGCCCAGCGGGCCGTCGTCCACCTGTGGACTTCTGGTGCGGTGAACGTCGTAGCCGTGGCGGCGGCGTACGGGCGGCGCCGCGACGCGCTCATCGACGCCCTGAAGGAGCGCGGCATCGCGGCGCACGGGCGCAGCGGGATGAACGTGTGGATCCCCGTCCCTGACGAGACGGGGGCGGTCGCGCGGTTGCTGCACTCCGGCTGGGCGGTCGCGCCCGGGGCGCGCTTCCGGATGAGCGCTCCGCCCGGGATCCGGATCACCGTCTCGACCCTGACCCCGGACGACATCGAGCCGCTGGCGGACGCCGTCGCGTCCGCCGTCGGCCCGGCACCCGCACGCCGTTATGTCTGA
- a CDS encoding DMT family transporter, with product MSTATSPRAATTSAAPRRTALDWRIRFGVLALIWGFSFLLIKVGTEGYAPFHVTLGRLLFGTAVLAAAMAVKRERLPRGARTWGHLAVAAFLLNALPFSLFAYSELTIPSTLAGICNATSPLWGMALSLVALSEDRPTRRRVAGLGIGFLGVLTVLGVWQGFDGLDATGTAMALLASLSYPIGWIYVRRTLAGTGHSHLSMTGAQLLLATAQLAVVTPLFTTLPSHFPVVPLLAIIALGALGTGLAMLLQYGIVAEVGPTTAQMVTYFIPVIATAAGVAILGESLTWSTPVGAVIVLAGAALTQAKPRP from the coding sequence ATGAGCACCGCCACCAGCCCGCGCGCCGCCACCACCTCCGCTGCACCCCGCCGCACCGCCCTCGACTGGCGGATCCGTTTCGGCGTTCTCGCCCTGATCTGGGGCTTCAGCTTCCTGCTCATCAAGGTCGGCACGGAGGGCTACGCGCCGTTCCACGTCACTCTCGGGCGGCTGCTGTTCGGGACCGCGGTGCTCGCGGCGGCGATGGCGGTGAAGCGGGAGCGGCTGCCGCGCGGGGCCCGGACCTGGGGACATCTCGCCGTCGCGGCCTTTCTGCTGAACGCGCTGCCTTTCTCGCTCTTCGCCTACTCCGAGCTGACGATCCCGTCCACACTCGCGGGCATCTGCAACGCGACCTCACCGCTGTGGGGCATGGCCCTGTCCCTGGTCGCCCTCTCCGAGGACCGCCCGACCCGGCGCAGAGTCGCCGGTCTGGGCATCGGCTTTCTCGGCGTCCTGACCGTCCTCGGCGTCTGGCAGGGCTTCGACGGCCTGGACGCCACGGGCACGGCGATGGCCCTGCTGGCCTCGCTGAGCTACCCGATCGGCTGGATATACGTCCGCCGCACCCTGGCCGGCACCGGCCACTCCCACCTGTCGATGACCGGCGCCCAGCTCTTGCTGGCCACCGCCCAACTGGCGGTCGTCACACCGCTGTTCACCACGCTGCCGAGCCACTTCCCGGTGGTCCCGCTGCTCGCGATCATCGCCCTGGGAGCCCTCGGTACGGGCCTGGCCATGCTCCTCCAGTACGGCATCGTCGCCGAGGTCGGCCCGACGACGGCCCAGATGGTCACGTACTTCATCCCGGTGATAGCCACCGCGGCGGGCGTCGCGATCCTCGGCGAGTCCCTGACCTGGTCGACTCCTGTCGGCGCGGTGATCGTCCTCGCGGGCGCGGCACTCACGCAGGCGAAGCCGCGCCCCTGA
- a CDS encoding LysR family transcriptional regulator encodes MLNLERLRTLDALARHGSVSGAAEGLHVTTSAVSQQMSKLEREVGQQLLAKNGRGVRLTDAGRLLADHAARILSQVELAQSDLEAQRGQVVGELRLSAFPTAARGLFPVALAALRADHPGLRLRSCELEPEAGVAGVVRGDLDLAVVLDWYNKPMPLPDGLVKASILDDPADVAMPVGHRLADRAEVDLGDFAGDEWITWGEGEFCHEWLMFTLRSKGIEPNIGHRAAETHTQLGLVAAGLGVCVAPVLGRHPMPEGVVTVPVRQRVRRHVYVVWRADADRRPSIRAAVDALRRAGEAVK; translated from the coding sequence ATGTTGAACCTGGAGCGCCTGCGCACCCTCGATGCCCTCGCCCGGCACGGCTCGGTGAGCGGCGCGGCCGAGGGGCTGCACGTCACGACGTCCGCCGTCTCGCAGCAGATGTCCAAGCTGGAGCGGGAGGTCGGGCAGCAGCTGCTCGCCAAGAACGGCCGGGGCGTGCGCCTCACCGACGCCGGGCGGCTGCTCGCCGACCATGCCGCGCGAATCCTGTCCCAGGTGGAGCTCGCGCAGTCCGACCTGGAGGCCCAGCGTGGCCAGGTCGTGGGCGAGCTGCGGCTCTCGGCGTTTCCGACCGCCGCGCGCGGACTGTTCCCGGTCGCGCTCGCCGCTCTCCGTGCCGATCACCCCGGGCTGCGGCTGCGCTCCTGCGAGCTGGAGCCGGAGGCCGGGGTCGCCGGGGTGGTGCGCGGCGATCTCGATCTGGCGGTCGTGCTCGACTGGTACAACAAGCCGATGCCACTGCCCGACGGCCTGGTGAAGGCGTCGATCCTCGACGACCCGGCCGATGTGGCGATGCCGGTCGGGCACCGGCTCGCCGACCGCGCGGAGGTGGACCTCGGAGACTTCGCCGGCGACGAGTGGATCACCTGGGGCGAGGGCGAGTTCTGCCACGAGTGGCTGATGTTCACGCTGCGCTCCAAGGGCATCGAGCCGAACATCGGGCACCGCGCGGCGGAGACGCACACCCAGCTCGGGCTGGTCGCCGCGGGGCTCGGCGTGTGCGTGGCGCCTGTCCTCGGGCGCCATCCGATGCCTGAGGGCGTCGTCACCGTGCCGGTGCGGCAGCGCGTACGGCGTCATGTCTACGTCGTGTGGCGGGCCGACGCCGACCGCCGGCCGTCGATCAGGGCGGCGGTGGACGCCTTGCGCAGGGCCGGGGAGGCCGTCAAGTGA
- a CDS encoding pyridoxamine 5'-phosphate oxidase family protein gives MAVTQRRGRKIMMTPDELEEFLTTQRTCRVATVSKDGAPHVSALWFVWDGTSLWLYSVVRSKRWAELRRDPRIAVVIDSGEEYGELRGVELSGTVDFVGEAPRTGELCAELDVPETLFARRNFGLEEMPHDGRHAWARLTPDAIASWDFRKLPSL, from the coding sequence ATGGCCGTCACTCAGCGCAGGGGCCGGAAGATCATGATGACCCCGGATGAACTAGAGGAGTTCCTGACCACCCAGCGCACGTGCCGCGTCGCGACCGTGTCGAAGGACGGCGCCCCGCATGTCAGCGCCCTCTGGTTCGTCTGGGACGGGACCTCGCTGTGGCTCTACTCCGTGGTGCGCAGCAAGCGCTGGGCGGAGCTGCGCCGCGACCCGCGTATCGCCGTGGTGATCGACTCCGGCGAGGAGTACGGGGAGCTGCGAGGCGTCGAGCTGTCCGGCACCGTGGACTTCGTGGGCGAGGCCCCCCGCACCGGGGAGCTGTGCGCCGAACTCGACGTCCCGGAGACCCTGTTCGCGCGCAGGAACTTCGGTCTGGAGGAGATGCCCCACGACGGCCGGCACGCGTGGGCGCGGCTGACTCCGGATGCCATCGCTTCGTGGGACTTCCGGAAACTCCCCTCCCTGTAG
- a CDS encoding cysteine hydrolase → MPSYEQLSELLDPVTTVLLTVECQQGVVGQDSALPELAKEARSSGALANVARLVAAAHEGGVQVIHAVAERRPDGRGASRNARLFRAAERLPVQQLTGTTAVRIASPIEVAEEDFVVRRLHGLSPIAGTDVDPLLRNLGCRTLVVTGVSANVAIPNAVFDAVNRGYTAVVPADAIAGVPSDYTPAMIRNTLALVATITATDDVLACLRRPRR, encoded by the coding sequence ATGCCGTCGTACGAACAGCTCAGTGAACTCCTCGACCCCGTCACGACGGTGCTGCTCACCGTCGAGTGCCAGCAGGGTGTCGTGGGCCAGGACAGCGCGCTGCCGGAACTCGCCAAGGAGGCGCGCTCGTCGGGGGCACTCGCCAATGTCGCCCGGCTGGTGGCCGCCGCGCACGAGGGCGGAGTGCAGGTGATCCACGCGGTCGCCGAGCGGCGCCCGGACGGCCGGGGCGCGAGCCGCAACGCCCGGCTGTTCCGCGCGGCCGAACGGCTGCCTGTGCAGCAGCTGACGGGGACCACGGCCGTGCGGATCGCGTCGCCCATCGAGGTCGCCGAGGAGGACTTCGTCGTACGCCGGTTGCACGGCCTGTCGCCGATCGCGGGCACCGATGTCGACCCGCTGCTGCGCAACCTGGGCTGCCGCACCCTCGTCGTGACCGGCGTCTCGGCCAACGTGGCCATCCCCAATGCCGTGTTCGACGCCGTGAACCGCGGCTACACCGCCGTCGTGCCCGCGGACGCCATCGCGGGGGTGCCCTCCGACTACACCCCCGCGATGATCCGGAACACGCTGGCCCTGGTCGCCACCATCACGGCGACCGACGACGTGCTGGCCTGCCTCAGGCGACCGCGCCGCTGA